One part of the Pandoraea faecigallinarum genome encodes these proteins:
- a CDS encoding very short patch repair endonuclease, which yields MQQVKGKNTRPEMIVRSLLHRLGYRFRLHRKDLPGTPDVVFPSRRVALFVHGCFWHGHGCRIGQLPKSRLDYWQPKIATNRDRDARKEAALEATGWRVAVVWQCELTDLEGLATRLKDLLDTK from the coding sequence ATGCAACAGGTGAAAGGCAAGAATACGCGGCCAGAGATGATTGTTCGCTCGCTGCTGCATCGCCTCGGCTATCGCTTTCGACTCCATCGGAAAGACCTGCCAGGAACGCCCGATGTGGTCTTCCCGAGCCGGCGCGTCGCGCTGTTTGTGCACGGCTGCTTCTGGCACGGCCATGGTTGCCGCATCGGTCAACTACCGAAGTCGCGCCTCGACTACTGGCAACCGAAAATTGCCACCAATCGCGACCGGGATGCTCGAAAGGAGGCTGCACTTGAGGCGACCGGCTGGCGTGTGGCCGTCGTCTGGCAATGTGAGCTGACCGATCTCGAAGGGCTGGCAACGCGCCTGAAGGACCTGCTCGACACGAAGTGA
- a CDS encoding TraK family protein, translating to MKSLSERIAERALRQSIGRNARNRAAFLLVRTEVQAAIDDGHSLMSIWEALAEEGHICYGYQAFRRYANELTRKPQVFP from the coding sequence ATGAAATCGCTGTCGGAACGAATTGCGGAGCGCGCCTTGAGGCAGTCCATTGGACGAAATGCAAGAAACCGAGCGGCATTTCTGCTCGTGCGGACGGAAGTTCAAGCAGCTATCGACGACGGGCATTCGCTAATGAGCATTTGGGAGGCGCTGGCGGAAGAGGGGCATATCTGCTACGGCTACCAAGCTTTCCGAAGATATGCCAACGAGCTGACGCGCAAGCCGCAAGTGTTTCCATAA
- a CDS encoding type I toxin-antitoxin system ptaRNA1 family toxin, which produces MAITHDTEARQVIHHAAMQLAALDFMDQSTARELSTLAEAVANLFMVVFYQAETGRATHRDFSEAMAVVRQTLQHH; this is translated from the coding sequence ATGGCAATCACGCATGATACCGAAGCACGGCAAGTTATCCATCACGCGGCAATGCAACTCGCGGCCTTGGACTTCATGGACCAGAGCACCGCTCGGGAGCTATCGACACTGGCGGAGGCCGTTGCGAACCTGTTCATGGTCGTCTTCTACCAGGCCGAAACAGGGCGGGCGACGCACCGAGATTTCAGTGAGGCAATGGCCGTTGTACGCCAAACGTTGCAGCACCATTGA
- a CDS encoding ATP-binding protein, which translates to MKLAAVILENFRGYAQSVRIEIDDLTAFVGKNDAGKSTILEALEIFFNDGKPERGDACVYANGTTIRIGCAFTNLPIKIVLDAAAPTSLAAEHLLNEKGELEITKEWDCSGKTPKEAVFATALHPVNADAADLLTLKNSDLKSRIKKLGIDESTVNLAINGNMRQAIRAACQPLTLERRLLPLDKEDAKKVWDQLKPQLPMYALFRSDRPSQDGDEEVQSPLKFAITQALKEMADDLKKIEDAVRLRAEDVAKRTLEKLNEMDSRLASELKPFFKADPKWDVFKFGLVGDNDIPINKRGSGVRRLILLNFFRAEAERRRTEKGALSVIYAIEEPETSQHPDNQRLLVQALKELAVDENTQVLVTSHTPGLAGLLPSDSLRCVRKQADGTATVVHCTDDDLATIANELGVLPDRRVQALVFVEGTNDIEFLERISSMLKPSMADVVDFTGDNRVALVPLGGGSLKQWVAKHYLRNLNLPEVHIYDRDDAVPPKYQAECDTVNARTDGSWAVITTKRELENYLHADAIAEGMNGIVVTYTDTCDVPLIVAKSVHESSGSTKPWADVLADAKELGDKVNRAKKRLNRDAAAKMTPARLAEIDAAGEVSGWLKRIHGMLV; encoded by the coding sequence GTGAAACTCGCCGCTGTAATTCTTGAAAATTTCCGTGGGTACGCTCAAAGCGTCCGAATCGAGATCGACGACCTGACAGCTTTCGTTGGTAAAAACGACGCTGGCAAGTCAACGATCCTCGAAGCACTCGAAATCTTCTTCAATGACGGCAAGCCCGAACGCGGCGATGCGTGTGTGTACGCCAATGGGACAACGATCCGCATCGGCTGTGCCTTCACGAACCTGCCTATCAAGATTGTTCTCGACGCTGCTGCCCCGACATCCCTCGCTGCTGAGCATCTGCTGAACGAAAAAGGCGAGCTGGAGATCACTAAGGAATGGGACTGTTCGGGTAAAACGCCGAAAGAAGCGGTTTTCGCGACAGCGCTACATCCGGTCAATGCCGACGCCGCCGATCTGCTCACGCTCAAAAACAGCGACCTCAAGTCCAGAATCAAAAAGCTCGGTATCGACGAGTCGACCGTGAACTTGGCGATAAATGGGAATATGCGCCAAGCGATCCGTGCTGCTTGTCAACCGTTAACGCTAGAACGCCGGCTGCTCCCGCTCGACAAGGAGGATGCCAAGAAGGTCTGGGATCAGCTCAAGCCGCAGCTTCCGATGTACGCGCTGTTCCGCTCTGACCGACCAAGCCAGGACGGTGACGAAGAGGTTCAAAGCCCGCTCAAATTTGCGATCACGCAAGCGCTTAAGGAAATGGCGGACGATCTGAAGAAGATCGAGGATGCGGTGAGACTTAGGGCGGAAGATGTCGCGAAGCGAACACTCGAAAAATTGAACGAGATGGACAGTCGCCTAGCGAGTGAGCTTAAGCCATTTTTCAAGGCCGATCCCAAATGGGATGTCTTCAAGTTTGGCCTTGTGGGGGACAACGACATTCCCATCAACAAGCGCGGGAGCGGCGTTCGCCGTCTTATCCTCCTGAACTTTTTCCGGGCCGAAGCGGAGAGGCGACGTACCGAGAAGGGCGCATTGAGCGTCATCTACGCCATCGAGGAGCCGGAGACGTCGCAACACCCCGACAACCAGCGCTTGCTCGTTCAAGCACTTAAGGAACTTGCCGTAGATGAGAACACGCAAGTTCTGGTCACGTCTCACACGCCCGGGCTAGCCGGGCTTTTGCCGAGCGATAGCCTGCGGTGCGTGCGCAAACAGGCCGACGGTACGGCTACCGTCGTTCATTGCACCGACGACGATTTGGCCACGATTGCAAACGAACTCGGCGTATTGCCTGATCGGCGGGTCCAAGCGCTGGTCTTCGTCGAAGGGACCAACGATATCGAATTCCTTGAGCGCATCAGTTCCATGCTGAAACCAAGCATGGCTGATGTCGTCGATTTCACCGGCGACAACCGAGTGGCGCTTGTCCCTCTCGGTGGAGGCTCGCTCAAGCAATGGGTTGCCAAGCACTATCTGCGAAACCTGAATCTTCCGGAAGTTCATATCTATGATCGTGACGATGCCGTGCCGCCGAAGTACCAAGCGGAGTGCGATACGGTAAACGCCCGTACCGACGGATCTTGGGCGGTCATAACGACGAAGCGCGAGCTCGAGAACTATTTGCACGCGGACGCCATCGCGGAAGGTATGAACGGTATCGTGGTCACCTACACGGACACCTGTGACGTTCCGCTAATCGTTGCCAAATCCGTTCACGAATCGTCTGGTAGCACGAAGCCATGGGCCGATGTCTTGGCTGACGCCAAGGAATTGGGTGATAAGGTCAATCGGGCCAAAAAGCGGCTCAACCGCGACGCTGCTGCAAAAATGACCCCCGCGAGACTTGCGGAGATCGACGCGGCCGGCGAGGTATCGGGCTGGCTTAAAAGGATTCACGGGATGCTCGTTTAA
- a CDS encoding DNA cytosine methyltransferase, translated as MSLGFEQAGFDIVAAVDIDPIHSAAHKFNFPTCATICKSVVDVTGDELRQRAGIGKRDIDVVVGGAPCQGFSLIGKRALDDARNQLVHHYVRVVLELKPKYFIFENVKGLTVGKHRKFLQEIIEAFQEGGYDVETDYKVLNAADFGVPQDRRRLILMGARKGLPLPTYPQPTGHTTVAEAIGDIPDAETFPELWERDWTKAKYGKPSTYAAYLRGKKDDPTDFSYRRQFDASLLTGSLLTEHTDLSRSRFAATAPGDVEPISRFKKLALDGICNTLRAGTASDRGAFTSPRPIHPTAPRVITVREAARLHSYPDWFRFHATKWHGFRQIGNSVPPMLARAVGAQVMKALKKKPEKPTEILALGDESLIGISMSDAAAMFGVSSTVIARRQRPVVRHEDETEAVAA; from the coding sequence TTGAGCCTCGGCTTCGAACAAGCCGGTTTCGACATCGTGGCTGCGGTGGACATAGACCCCATTCACTCCGCCGCCCACAAGTTCAACTTCCCTACCTGCGCCACGATTTGCAAGAGTGTCGTTGATGTAACCGGCGACGAGCTGCGACAACGCGCTGGTATCGGCAAACGCGATATCGACGTTGTGGTCGGGGGAGCACCGTGCCAGGGCTTTTCGCTCATTGGCAAGCGAGCGCTCGACGACGCACGCAACCAGCTCGTACATCACTATGTCCGAGTCGTGCTGGAACTGAAGCCCAAATACTTCATCTTCGAAAACGTCAAAGGACTGACTGTCGGAAAACACCGAAAGTTTCTGCAAGAGATCATCGAAGCTTTCCAAGAGGGCGGCTACGATGTCGAAACGGACTACAAGGTTCTCAACGCCGCTGACTTCGGGGTACCTCAAGATAGGCGGAGACTGATTCTCATGGGGGCGCGCAAGGGCTTGCCCTTACCGACTTATCCGCAACCGACGGGCCACACGACCGTTGCCGAAGCGATTGGCGACATCCCGGATGCCGAGACGTTTCCCGAGCTGTGGGAGCGCGATTGGACAAAGGCGAAGTACGGCAAACCGTCGACCTATGCAGCGTACTTGCGCGGAAAAAAGGACGACCCCACCGACTTTAGTTATCGACGGCAATTCGATGCATCCCTGTTGACCGGATCCTTGCTGACGGAGCATACCGATCTGTCGAGAAGCCGCTTTGCAGCTACGGCCCCCGGCGACGTCGAACCGATCAGTCGTTTTAAGAAACTAGCTCTCGACGGTATTTGCAACACGCTGCGTGCAGGTACCGCCAGTGATCGCGGCGCGTTCACATCGCCGCGTCCGATCCATCCGACTGCGCCCCGTGTCATCACGGTGCGCGAAGCAGCGCGCTTGCACTCCTATCCCGATTGGTTTCGCTTCCATGCGACCAAGTGGCACGGCTTCAGGCAGATCGGTAACAGTGTGCCTCCAATGTTGGCACGTGCTGTCGGCGCGCAGGTCATGAAGGCGTTGAAAAAGAAGCCCGAAAAGCCTACCGAAATCCTGGCACTCGGCGATGAAAGCCTGATCGGAATTTCGATGAGCGATGCGGCCGCGATGTTCGGCGTATCTAGCACCGTAATCGCCCGGCGCCAGCGTCCTGTTGTACGCCACGAAGACGAAACGGAAGCGGTTGCCGCATGA
- the trbL gene encoding P-type conjugative transfer protein TrbL: MRRSRAMKTMLSEGFKRLAVASTAIAYTATVAAAPLNSNVVDSVMGKYQAAASAWGSVMVSYASWLFWGLALISMVWTFGMLALKNGGIQEALAEIVRFFTVLGFFWWILSNGPAIADSIVKSMWMIGAKAIGQSTDFTPGGIVQIGYDIFTKALDQSSVWSPTDSVVGLLMALVVMIVLAIVGVNLLLVFVSAWIMIYGGVFFLGFGGARWTSDIAISYYKHVLAIGAEMMVMLLLIGIGKTFINEYYASMRAGIDLKEMAIMLIAAFVLMYLTNKIPPRIAGIVGVGGAGSIGGVGVGSVMAAAAMTASAAASVGSTAMAGATSSAGGASALKAAFQSAQQNMADGSGMFSNSGGSSSGSGSSSGSGLGGFGSGSTSGGSGGFMSAMSTAGRFAADMGANLAKGASAVAKDKAANMMDAAKEQMAQTTGSKIASAISSRSGASTDTESNFAGDSLGAGRQSAMAGGNMNDEVAAFVNKHRPTEDEA, from the coding sequence ATGAGGAGGAGCCGCGCTATGAAAACGATGCTTTCCGAAGGCTTCAAGCGCCTTGCCGTTGCCTCGACGGCCATCGCCTATACGGCAACCGTTGCAGCCGCACCGCTGAATTCCAACGTAGTCGATTCGGTGATGGGGAAATACCAGGCCGCTGCCAGCGCGTGGGGCAGCGTCATGGTGAGCTACGCATCGTGGTTGTTTTGGGGCCTCGCGCTGATCAGCATGGTGTGGACGTTCGGGATGCTGGCGTTGAAAAACGGCGGCATTCAGGAGGCACTGGCTGAAATCGTTCGCTTTTTCACTGTGCTCGGCTTCTTCTGGTGGATTCTCTCCAACGGGCCTGCGATTGCCGATTCCATCGTCAAGTCGATGTGGATGATCGGCGCGAAGGCCATCGGCCAGTCAACCGATTTTACGCCAGGAGGCATCGTGCAAATCGGCTATGACATTTTTACCAAGGCGCTCGATCAGTCGTCGGTCTGGTCGCCGACGGACAGCGTGGTAGGTCTCCTCATGGCGTTGGTTGTGATGATCGTTCTTGCGATTGTCGGCGTGAACCTGCTCCTGGTCTTTGTGTCGGCCTGGATCATGATCTACGGCGGGGTGTTTTTTCTTGGCTTTGGTGGGGCGCGCTGGACGTCAGATATCGCGATCAGCTACTACAAGCATGTCTTGGCGATCGGAGCCGAGATGATGGTAATGCTGCTGCTCATCGGGATCGGCAAGACGTTCATCAACGAGTACTACGCCAGCATGAGAGCCGGAATCGACCTCAAGGAAATGGCGATCATGCTTATAGCGGCATTCGTGTTGATGTATCTCACGAACAAGATACCGCCGAGGATCGCAGGCATTGTTGGTGTTGGTGGCGCTGGTTCGATTGGTGGTGTTGGGGTTGGCTCGGTGATGGCTGCTGCCGCCATGACCGCGAGCGCGGCGGCGTCTGTCGGTTCTACTGCGATGGCCGGCGCGACGAGCTCGGCCGGTGGAGCATCGGCTCTCAAGGCGGCGTTCCAGTCAGCGCAGCAGAACATGGCCGATGGCAGCGGTATGTTCTCGAACAGTGGCGGCAGTTCGTCGGGCAGTGGCTCGTCGAGTGGCAGCGGCTTGGGCGGCTTTGGCAGCGGTAGCACGTCCGGCGGCAGCGGCGGCTTCATGTCTGCCATGAGCACAGCCGGCCGCTTCGCGGCGGACATGGGCGCGAATCTCGCCAAGGGCGCGAGCGCAGTCGCCAAGGACAAGGCCGCGAACATGATGGACGCCGCGAAGGAACAAATGGCGCAGACGACGGGCAGCAAGATTGCGTCGGCGATTTCGAGCAGGAGCGGTGCCAGCACGGACACTGAATCGAATTTCGCCGGCGACAGTCTCGGTGCGGGTCGGCAAAGCGCGATGGCCGGGGGCAATATGAACGACGAAGTAGCTGCGTTCGTAAACAAACATCGTCCAACTGAGGACGAGGCTTAG
- a CDS encoding replication initiator protein A, translating to MQAFIVEATPLASPGGACDASASTHSRLAPHRHQQRDFFVADILDASPKDDVASMEHPLFALRAGDRRVRVYERNGTTVTVKPGIDGCATIHDKDLWIYCISQLVEAKNRGREIARTVRFTAYDFLHTTNRDASGRAYIRMGEMLARLTGTRIETNIETAGKRERGFFGLIDSAKVVERDGDNRMVAVEVTLPDWLFRSVDAMHVLTLSPDYFRLRKPLDRRIYELARKHCGRQPTWKPSIATLHEKSGSADKLFKFRAAIKALAASGELPDYRMAYDPKADAVAFYANGPKGYRAEIAAIVKGLPPTSAKARENACVRKRGGPRCP from the coding sequence ATGCAAGCATTCATCGTCGAGGCGACGCCGCTGGCGTCGCCTGGCGGTGCTTGCGATGCGTCCGCATCGACGCACTCGCGCCTTGCACCGCACAGGCATCAGCAACGAGATTTCTTCGTCGCTGACATTCTCGATGCTTCACCGAAGGACGACGTGGCAAGCATGGAGCACCCCTTATTCGCTTTACGCGCCGGTGACCGGCGTGTACGTGTGTACGAGCGAAACGGGACTACGGTAACAGTAAAACCTGGGATCGACGGCTGCGCGACGATTCATGACAAAGACCTATGGATCTACTGCATCAGCCAGTTGGTTGAGGCGAAGAACCGTGGCCGCGAGATTGCACGCACGGTACGTTTCACTGCCTACGACTTTCTGCACACGACAAATCGCGACGCCAGCGGCCGTGCCTATATCCGCATGGGAGAGATGCTCGCACGACTCACCGGCACGCGCATCGAAACCAACATCGAGACGGCGGGTAAGCGCGAACGCGGGTTCTTCGGATTGATCGATTCGGCCAAGGTCGTTGAACGCGACGGCGATAACCGCATGGTGGCCGTGGAAGTGACCTTGCCAGACTGGCTGTTTCGCAGCGTGGACGCTATGCACGTGCTAACCCTGTCACCAGACTACTTCCGCCTGCGTAAGCCTCTTGACCGGCGCATATACGAACTTGCCCGCAAGCACTGTGGCAGGCAACCGACCTGGAAGCCTAGTATCGCCACGCTGCATGAGAAGAGCGGCAGTGCCGACAAGCTATTCAAATTTCGGGCGGCTATCAAGGCGCTGGCCGCCTCCGGCGAGCTACCTGACTACCGCATGGCCTATGACCCTAAGGCCGACGCGGTAGCGTTCTACGCTAACGGCCCGAAAGGCTACCGAGCTGAAATCGCGGCTATCGTGAAGGGTCTGCCTCCCACCTCGGCCAAGGCTCGTGAGAATGCATGTGTTCGCAAGCGAGGTGGGCCCAGATGTCCGTGA
- a CDS encoding site-specific integrase has translation MAAITKRGPYQWRAQVRRHGYPAQSKTFNTKAEAEAWAKMIESEMARGIWVSRCEAEATTLYEALNRYEEEISLAKKGSAQESSVIKTCKAIDLAKRPLATIRSADVAKLRDVWLKDYKPATVLRRLAVLSHVFNVARKEWGMESLSNPVELVRKPQPNNARTRRIAASGEPATDFPDDGDLESGRGAQDGELERVIAASNSALLPAIIWLAVETAMRRGEIVSLQWENVDLKRRVAHLPATKNGEARDVPLSPRAIAVLQALKDNCDDAKDAPSCERLGGDGTSVFKIRGDAVTRAFERAVARARKLYQEECNETGRRPDAKFLTDLRFHDLRHEATSRLASIFPMHELTKITGHKDPRMLMRYYHPRAEDLAKRLL, from the coding sequence ATGGCCGCCATCACCAAACGAGGCCCCTACCAGTGGCGCGCGCAGGTGCGACGACACGGCTACCCTGCGCAGAGTAAGACCTTCAATACAAAGGCCGAGGCGGAAGCTTGGGCCAAGATGATCGAATCCGAAATGGCACGCGGCATATGGGTCAGCCGCTGCGAAGCCGAAGCAACGACGCTTTACGAGGCGCTGAACCGGTATGAAGAAGAAATATCCCTCGCAAAGAAGGGATCAGCGCAGGAATCATCCGTCATCAAGACCTGCAAGGCGATTGACTTGGCGAAGCGGCCGCTAGCCACGATTCGGAGCGCTGACGTGGCGAAGCTTCGCGACGTGTGGCTGAAGGACTATAAGCCTGCCACGGTGCTGCGCCGGCTCGCTGTTCTGTCACATGTGTTCAATGTCGCCCGCAAGGAATGGGGCATGGAAAGCCTGTCGAACCCGGTTGAGCTAGTGCGGAAGCCGCAACCGAATAACGCGCGGACGCGGCGCATCGCCGCCAGCGGCGAACCTGCCACAGACTTCCCTGACGATGGCGATCTTGAATCAGGGCGGGGCGCGCAGGATGGTGAACTTGAACGGGTTATAGCGGCCAGCAACTCGGCGCTGCTGCCCGCCATCATCTGGCTAGCTGTCGAAACGGCCATGCGCCGGGGAGAAATTGTGTCACTGCAATGGGAGAACGTGGACCTCAAACGCCGAGTCGCACATCTGCCAGCGACGAAAAACGGTGAGGCGCGCGATGTACCGTTGTCGCCCCGGGCCATTGCCGTACTTCAAGCTCTGAAAGACAACTGCGACGACGCTAAAGATGCCCCCAGTTGCGAAAGGCTTGGCGGCGATGGAACGAGCGTATTCAAAATTCGGGGCGACGCTGTTACCAGGGCTTTCGAACGTGCTGTGGCGCGGGCGCGTAAGCTCTACCAGGAAGAGTGCAACGAGACCGGCCGAAGACCCGATGCGAAGTTTCTGACGGACCTACGGTTTCACGACCTGCGACACGAAGCCACTTCGAGGCTGGCATCGATCTTTCCGATGCACGAGCTGACGAAGATTACCGGCCATAAAGACCCGCGGATGCTAATGCGGTATTACCATCCTCGCGCAGAAGATTTGGCGAAGCGCCTCCTGTAG
- the trbJ gene encoding P-type conjugative transfer protein TrbJ, which produces MRREKGSVKMVLIVAIAAALNVPAHAGIPVIDATNVVQTTVSAMQNVAAVEKQIQQYQTQLQQYQNMLQNTLAPAAWVWDQANQTINKLLQAQDTLSYYKNQAGSLDAYLSRYQDVSYYRTSPCFTSSGCSNSQRQALLDAQANGSTAQKSANDAVLKAVDQQQQTLTTDAAHLRSLQSQATSAQGQMEALSAANQLASAQTNQLLQIRGMLAAQAAAQATRAENVADKEALQAAAAQQLRDGSNITSSTPKNWTFE; this is translated from the coding sequence ATGCGTAGAGAAAAAGGTTCCGTCAAGATGGTATTGATTGTCGCAATCGCAGCGGCACTCAACGTCCCGGCGCACGCCGGCATCCCCGTGATCGATGCTACGAACGTTGTGCAAACAACGGTCAGTGCGATGCAGAACGTCGCGGCTGTCGAAAAGCAGATTCAGCAGTATCAGACGCAGTTGCAGCAATATCAAAACATGCTGCAAAACACGCTCGCGCCCGCCGCCTGGGTGTGGGACCAGGCGAATCAGACGATCAACAAGCTGCTGCAAGCGCAGGACACGTTGAGCTACTACAAGAATCAGGCCGGTAGTCTCGACGCCTACCTGTCAAGATATCAGGACGTGAGTTACTACCGCACGTCGCCGTGTTTCACGTCGAGTGGTTGCTCAAACTCGCAACGACAGGCGCTGCTCGATGCGCAGGCTAACGGTTCGACCGCGCAAAAGAGCGCCAACGATGCCGTCCTGAAGGCCGTCGATCAGCAACAACAAACGCTGACCACGGACGCAGCGCATCTTCGGTCGCTGCAATCGCAGGCGACAAGTGCGCAAGGGCAAATGGAAGCGTTGTCGGCGGCAAACCAGCTCGCGAGCGCGCAGACGAACCAGCTCCTGCAAATCCGGGGCATGTTGGCCGCCCAAGCAGCAGCGCAAGCGACGCGTGCCGAGAACGTGGCTGACAAGGAAGCCTTGCAAGCAGCAGCGGCTCAGCAGCTTCGTGACGGCAGCAACATCACCAGTTCGACGCCGAAAAACTGGACCTTCGAATAA
- a CDS encoding O-antigen ligase family protein, which produces MNASGSVTPPPPHGEGITDVLIYLYIITFPALSMLVRGGASALLIGGSVLALFGLFFVPRPRQELTRADWTFLASMAAPVVLVVATELSHGEIVWNTIDSPSRFLLAIPLYLLMRRHARPMRSLHLAFMAGAIASILIMVPNHREWGADRFGSYFLNPIHYGDIALIFGVLSALSVCWGRRDHWLLAAVKISGLIAGLLASLLTGSRGGWVALPLVAILVLTYQYRTRTWRFKTLVALGVAAACMLPYAVSPFIRDRVDDVKTDIQHYREGQRDTSVGVRLQLWEAGLSFVRDNPFTGLGGGGYKRNMPELQASGALTPLAAQAGEGEMHNQMIAYAVDYGLIGWLALMLVYCGPAAIFACSLRSSDSTVQRAALLGLAFVLAFWMFGLTVETFNLKSTTSTYSSILAMLCAYCAASRHSATDGQQIPDQTT; this is translated from the coding sequence ATGAACGCATCCGGATCCGTAACGCCCCCCCCTCCGCACGGCGAAGGTATCACCGACGTATTGATTTACCTGTACATAATCACCTTTCCCGCGCTTTCAATGCTGGTTCGGGGTGGCGCCAGTGCGTTACTGATTGGCGGTAGTGTGTTGGCGCTTTTCGGCCTGTTTTTTGTCCCCAGGCCACGCCAGGAATTGACCCGGGCCGACTGGACTTTCCTGGCTTCAATGGCTGCACCGGTGGTATTGGTCGTCGCGACCGAGCTTTCGCATGGCGAAATCGTGTGGAACACGATCGATTCACCGTCGCGATTCCTGCTCGCCATTCCGCTTTACCTACTGATGCGACGGCACGCCCGCCCGATGCGCAGCCTGCATCTCGCGTTTATGGCTGGTGCAATCGCGTCCATTCTGATCATGGTGCCCAATCACCGTGAGTGGGGTGCAGATCGTTTCGGTAGCTACTTCCTCAACCCCATCCATTACGGCGACATCGCTCTGATCTTCGGAGTGCTCTCGGCACTCTCCGTGTGTTGGGGCCGGCGAGATCACTGGCTGTTGGCTGCGGTAAAGATCTCCGGCCTGATCGCAGGCCTACTCGCATCGCTGCTTACCGGCTCGCGTGGCGGATGGGTGGCGTTACCGCTCGTGGCGATACTCGTGTTGACATATCAGTATCGGACTCGCACTTGGCGCTTCAAAACGCTAGTTGCGCTGGGGGTCGCCGCAGCCTGTATGCTGCCGTACGCGGTATCACCATTCATTCGGGATCGCGTGGACGACGTCAAGACTGACATTCAGCACTATCGGGAAGGGCAACGAGACACATCCGTTGGCGTTCGACTCCAGCTCTGGGAGGCAGGCCTGTCGTTCGTGCGCGACAATCCCTTTACCGGCCTCGGTGGTGGTGGCTACAAACGCAATATGCCGGAGCTTCAGGCCAGCGGTGCGTTAACGCCGCTCGCGGCGCAAGCCGGCGAGGGCGAGATGCATAATCAGATGATCGCGTACGCGGTCGACTACGGACTGATTGGTTGGTTAGCCCTGATGCTCGTCTACTGCGGACCGGCGGCCATCTTCGCGTGTAGCTTGCGCTCAAGCGACAGCACAGTTCAGCGGGCCGCATTACTGGGTCTCGCTTTCGTACTTGCCTTCTGGATGTTTGGCTTAACGGTCGAGACCTTTAATCTGAAATCGACCACGTCAACCTACTCTAGCATTCTTGCCATGCTTTGCGCCTACTGCGCAGCCAGCCGCCACAGCGCCACCGACGGGCAGCAGATCCCCGATCAAACCACTTAA